A genomic region of Mesobacillus jeotgali contains the following coding sequences:
- a CDS encoding alpha/beta-type small acid-soluble spore protein: MASSNNSNQLLVPGVQQALDQMKYEIATEFGVQLGGETTSRANGSVGGEITKRLVQMAEQQLGGSAR, translated from the coding sequence ATGGCTAGCAGTAACAACTCTAATCAATTATTAGTTCCTGGTGTTCAACAAGCTCTTGATCAAATGAAGTACGAAATCGCTACAGAATTTGGCGTACAACTTGGTGGGGAAACTACTTCTCGTGCTAACGGATCTGTTGGTGGAGAAATCACTAAGAGACTAGTTCAAATGGCTGAGCAACAACTTGGCGGTTCTGCACGCTAA